The Prevotella melaninogenica genome window below encodes:
- a CDS encoding bifunctional metallophosphatase/5'-nucleotidase codes for MKRNILLITFCFLTALAFGQDKQLTILHTNDTHSQIYPLSPNLADTMKADRGGFVRRIAMLKEERAKNPDLLLFDSGDFSQGSPYYTMFKGDVEVGLMNQMHYDAATIGNHEFDFGLDNMVRLFKKANFPIVCANYDFKGTELAKLVKPYIILKRNGLKIGVFGLAPKLDGLVVKANYGPIVYNDPVACAQKVINELKAKKCDLIICISHLGWNIEGVSDEEVIAGTRGLDLVLGGHSHTYLTKLEYVKDLDGKMVGDDQNGKHAIYVGKLVLDMKKKK; via the coding sequence ATGAAAAGAAATATATTATTGATTACTTTCTGCTTCCTAACTGCTCTCGCTTTCGGTCAGGATAAGCAGTTAACAATTCTGCATACCAACGATACACATAGTCAGATTTATCCGCTAAGTCCTAATCTTGCTGATACGATGAAGGCTGATCGTGGTGGTTTTGTGCGTCGTATTGCAATGCTTAAAGAGGAGCGTGCAAAGAACCCTGACTTGCTACTCTTTGATAGTGGCGACTTCTCGCAAGGCTCGCCTTATTACACAATGTTTAAGGGTGATGTTGAAGTGGGACTGATGAATCAGATGCACTATGACGCTGCTACGATTGGTAATCATGAATTTGACTTTGGTTTGGATAATATGGTGCGCCTCTTTAAGAAGGCAAACTTCCCAATCGTTTGTGCAAACTATGATTTTAAAGGAACTGAATTAGCAAAGTTGGTTAAGCCATACATCATTTTGAAGCGTAACGGACTGAAGATTGGTGTCTTTGGTCTTGCTCCTAAGTTGGATGGTCTTGTGGTGAAAGCTAACTATGGTCCAATTGTTTATAACGACCCTGTCGCTTGTGCACAGAAGGTTATCAACGAATTAAAGGCAAAGAAGTGCGACCTTATTATCTGTATTTCTCACCTTGGTTGGAATATAGAAGGTGTCAGTGATGAGGAGGTTATCGCAGGAACTCGTGGACTTGACCTTGTATTAGGTGGTCACTCACATACCTATCTTACAAAGTTAGAGTACGTGAAAGACCTTGACGGCAAGATGGTTGGCGACGATCAGAATGGTAAGCATGCTATTTACGTAGGTAAGTTGGTGCTTGATATGAAGAAGAAAAAGTAA
- a CDS encoding ExbD/TolR family protein, with protein MGKVKVKKNDTFIDMTPMSDVMTLLLTFFMLTSTFVKNEPVKVNTPGSVSETKVPENGVLTILVSPEKGPTGKPTGEGQVFLSYDNTNELGQIVDNMGITLTPAQKKTFVAESTFGTPLDKLAAYLSKPAAERGKELPKMGIPLDSIQGQEMTEFQQWVNAARQVNPKVRLAIKSDSDSPYGTVKKVMSELQDMDESHYYMITQLDAKKAAQAANK; from the coding sequence ATGGGTAAAGTAAAAGTTAAGAAGAATGACACTTTTATCGACATGACGCCTATGTCAGACGTTATGACCCTGTTGCTTACCTTCTTCATGCTGACATCAACGTTCGTTAAGAACGAGCCAGTGAAGGTAAATACTCCAGGTTCTGTGTCTGAAACTAAGGTGCCTGAGAATGGTGTCTTGACAATTCTTGTGAGTCCTGAAAAGGGACCTACAGGAAAGCCTACTGGCGAAGGCCAGGTTTTCTTGAGCTACGATAACACCAATGAGTTGGGACAAATCGTAGATAATATGGGCATTACATTGACTCCTGCACAGAAGAAAACTTTTGTTGCTGAGTCTACATTTGGTACTCCGCTCGATAAGTTAGCTGCTTATTTATCAAAGCCAGCTGCTGAGCGTGGTAAAGAACTCCCTAAGATGGGTATTCCTCTCGATAGTATCCAAGGACAGGAGATGACTGAGTTCCAACAGTGGGTTAACGCAGCCCGCCAGGTGAACCCTAAGGTTAGACTTGCTATCAAGTCTGATTCCGATTCTCCTTATGGTACCGTTAAGAAGGTAATGAGCGAACTCCAGGATATGGATGAGAGCCATTACTATATGATCACACAGTTGGACGCTAAAAAGGCTGCGCAGGCAGCTAATAAGTAA
- a CDS encoding energy transducer TonB — protein MAKIDLCDPKWVDMVFADKNKEYGAYKLRKTVSQRNIKALAILLCAAFLGGGYLAYQIKKHNDDLAAQAEYAAKMELAALEQAKKEQAERKKQQKKEEPKKIEPEKVVPETRATVKFTAPVIKDDKDVKEEMPPMVKMNKETKAVGVENKEGTEDRTEVAARSTVATPEQIVPKIEKPVVEAPKPEPKQEVENKVFTVAEVMPSFPNVNAWLASHIQYPAVAAENGVQGRVIVKFVVGRDGSVSQAQIVRGVDQALDREALRVVNSMPKWSPGMNNGQPANVWFTLPITFKLQ, from the coding sequence ATGGCAAAAATAGATTTATGCGATCCTAAATGGGTCGACATGGTGTTCGCCGACAAGAACAAGGAGTACGGTGCATACAAGCTTCGTAAAACTGTTTCTCAGCGTAATATCAAGGCTTTAGCTATTCTGCTTTGTGCTGCATTCCTTGGTGGTGGTTACTTAGCTTATCAGATCAAGAAGCATAACGACGACTTGGCTGCACAAGCTGAATATGCAGCAAAGATGGAGTTAGCAGCTCTTGAGCAGGCTAAGAAAGAGCAGGCTGAACGTAAGAAACAGCAGAAGAAGGAAGAACCTAAGAAGATTGAACCTGAAAAGGTTGTTCCTGAAACGCGTGCAACAGTTAAGTTTACAGCCCCTGTCATCAAGGATGATAAGGATGTTAAGGAAGAGATGCCACCAATGGTCAAGATGAATAAGGAGACTAAGGCAGTCGGTGTTGAGAACAAGGAAGGTACGGAAGATCGTACTGAAGTTGCTGCTCGTAGCACTGTTGCTACTCCTGAACAGATTGTACCAAAGATCGAGAAACCAGTTGTTGAGGCTCCAAAACCAGAGCCAAAGCAGGAGGTTGAGAACAAGGTCTTCACAGTGGCAGAGGTTATGCCTTCATTCCCTAATGTAAATGCTTGGTTGGCTTCTCATATCCAATACCCAGCAGTTGCAGCAGAGAATGGTGTGCAGGGACGTGTTATTGTCAAGTTCGTTGTAGGACGTGACGGTAGCGTTAGTCAGGCACAAATCGTTCGTGGTGTTGATCAGGCACTCGATCGTGAGGCACTTCGCGTTGTTAATAGTATGCCGAAGTGGTCTCCAGGTATGAACAATGGTCAGCCAGCAAACGTTTGGTTTACTCTCCCTATTACTTTCAAACTGCAGTAA
- a CDS encoding porin family protein, translated as MKRILVALILLASVLTIHAQERRVQNRPYTDLRDFHFGVLVGTHLQDLELNNVGPQMIDLDDGNGVVQKIVSADQDRWDAGFTVGVLGELRLNSTFQLRMAPAMYFGTRHLTFRNITDLNTQGESTEQVQELKTAYISCAFDLIAAAPRFNNHRPYVMLGLNPMLNLSGKDNDYIKLKRSDVFVEVGLGCDFYLPYFKLRPELKFMYSLTNSLDKSHAKNLQDKNMLMYTNSVNETRAKMIALTFYFE; from the coding sequence ATGAAAAGAATATTAGTAGCCCTCATCCTATTGGCTTCTGTGCTTACAATCCACGCACAGGAACGAAGAGTGCAGAACCGCCCTTATACGGATCTGCGTGATTTTCATTTCGGAGTGCTCGTTGGTACACATCTGCAAGACCTTGAACTTAACAATGTTGGACCACAAATGATTGACCTTGATGATGGCAACGGAGTGGTTCAGAAGATTGTTTCAGCCGATCAAGACCGTTGGGATGCTGGATTCACTGTGGGTGTATTGGGTGAGTTGCGCCTCAATTCTACCTTTCAGTTGCGTATGGCTCCAGCTATGTACTTTGGCACTCGACATCTGACTTTCCGTAATATTACAGACCTTAATACACAAGGAGAGTCTACAGAGCAGGTACAAGAACTCAAAACAGCATACATTTCTTGCGCTTTCGACCTCATTGCAGCTGCTCCACGCTTTAACAACCATCGCCCTTACGTGATGTTAGGTCTGAATCCTATGCTCAACCTCTCAGGTAAAGACAATGATTATATCAAGCTCAAACGTAGCGATGTCTTCGTAGAAGTAGGACTTGGATGCGATTTCTACCTCCCTTATTTCAAGCTACGCCCAGAATTGAAGTTCATGTACAGCCTTACAAACAGTCTTGACAAGAGTCATGCAAAGAACCTACAAGACAAGAATATGCTCATGTACACCAACTCTGTTAACGAAACACGAGCTAAGATGATAGCACTTACTTTCTACTTCGAGTAA
- a CDS encoding DUF362 domain-containing protein, which translates to MAYVIGNDCIACGTCIDECPVEAISEGDIYKIDADACTECGTCASVCPSEAISLP; encoded by the coding sequence ATGGCTTACGTAATTGGTAATGATTGTATCGCTTGTGGTACATGTATCGACGAATGTCCAGTAGAGGCTATCTCTGAGGGTGATATCTATAAAATTGATGCAGACGCTTGTACTGAGTGTGGTACTTGTGCATCAGTTTGTCCAAGTGAGGCTATCAGCCTTCCATAA
- a CDS encoding bifunctional 3,4-dihydroxy-2-butanone-4-phosphate synthase/GTP cyclohydrolase II, which yields MEEFKLDSIEDALKDFREGKFVIVVDDEDRENEGDLIMAAEMITPEKVNFMLKNARGVLCVPITISRAEELDLPHQVSDNTSVLGTPFTVTVDKLEGCSTGVSTHDRAETIKALADPNSTPQTFGRPGHVNPLYAQDNGVLRRSGHTEAAVDLCKLAGCFPAGVLMEIMNEDGTMARMPDLQKRAKEWGMKIISIKDIIAYRLKKETSIVVGEEVELPTQYGMFHLIPFRQANGLENMALIKGTWKEDEAILVRVHSSCATGDILGSQRCDCGEQLHKAMEMIEKEGKGVIIYMQQEGRGIGLMNKIAAYKLQDQGLDTVEANLHLGFRPDERDYGCGAQMLRHLGVHKMRLITNNPTKRVGLEAYGLEIEENVPIEITPNKFDYRYLKTKRDRMGHDLHL from the coding sequence ATGGAAGAATTTAAACTTGATAGCATCGAGGATGCACTGAAAGACTTTCGGGAGGGAAAGTTCGTTATCGTAGTAGATGATGAAGACCGAGAGAATGAAGGCGACCTTATTATGGCTGCAGAAATGATAACGCCAGAGAAGGTTAACTTCATGTTGAAGAATGCACGAGGTGTGCTTTGTGTTCCTATAACGATATCACGTGCGGAGGAATTGGATTTGCCTCATCAGGTTTCTGATAACACATCAGTACTTGGAACTCCTTTCACCGTTACGGTTGATAAGTTGGAAGGCTGTTCAACAGGTGTGTCTACACACGATCGTGCTGAAACAATTAAGGCTTTGGCTGATCCTAATTCTACTCCTCAGACTTTCGGCCGTCCTGGACATGTCAATCCACTTTATGCTCAGGATAATGGTGTTTTGCGTCGTTCGGGTCATACTGAAGCCGCTGTCGACCTCTGTAAGCTCGCAGGTTGTTTCCCTGCTGGTGTGTTAATGGAGATTATGAACGAAGATGGTACGATGGCTCGTATGCCTGATTTGCAGAAGCGTGCAAAGGAATGGGGTATGAAGATTATCAGTATCAAGGACATTATTGCCTATCGTTTGAAGAAGGAAACAAGTATTGTCGTTGGTGAGGAAGTAGAACTCCCTACACAATATGGTATGTTTCACTTGATTCCATTCCGTCAAGCAAATGGTTTGGAAAACATGGCTCTTATCAAGGGTACATGGAAAGAGGATGAAGCAATACTTGTACGTGTACACTCATCATGTGCAACGGGTGACATCCTTGGTAGTCAGCGTTGTGATTGTGGCGAACAACTTCATAAGGCGATGGAGATGATTGAGAAAGAAGGCAAGGGTGTTATTATCTATATGCAGCAGGAAGGTCGTGGCATTGGTTTGATGAATAAGATTGCAGCCTATAAGTTGCAAGACCAAGGTCTTGATACGGTTGAGGCTAACCTTCATCTTGGTTTCCGTCCAGACGAACGCGATTATGGTTGTGGAGCACAGATGTTGCGTCATCTTGGTGTTCATAAGATGCGTTTGATAACAAACAATCCAACGAAGCGAGTAGGCCTTGAGGCTTATGGCTTAGAGATTGAGGAGAATGTACCTATTGAGATAACTCCAAATAAGTTTGACTATCGCTATCTGAAGACCAAGCGTGATCGTATGGGACACGACTTGCATCTTTAA
- a CDS encoding LptF/LptG family permease, whose amino-acid sequence MFQIKKLDIFIAKQFGMLFMGTFFISLFVLMMQFLWRYVDDLIGKGLSMDVLGQFFWYMSLMMVPQALPLAILLSSLISYGNLGESSELTAIKAAGISLIQSFRGLIVVSIFIAFGSFYFQNNVGPIAHKHIAQLLISMKQKSPELEIPEGIFYDGIPQTNLYVEKKDLKTGHLYNIMVYRMTDSYEDQAIILADSGMLQSTADKKHLVLNLWSGEWFENMRSQEMGNSASVPYRRETFAHKHIVLDFDGDFNLTDMAGISNDARTKSIQKIQHDKDSLVHVYDSVGNAFYKDAQTVYYRDPNLKASEKKQAIKLSGEKAFNVDSVFKKLPADQRRYVIDQALSTVQQEVSDLDFKSMITSDGDRLIRLHDIETINKFTLSLICIIFFFIGAPLGAIIRKGGLGIPIIISVIVFIIFYILDNTGYRMSRQGDWAIWFGKGLSMAVLIPMAVFFTYKANNDSTVFNADMYKNMLMKMFGMRVKRSVASKEVILNDPDYSKAAEQLNDLSVRITEYAKTRRLKSAPNIIKVFFRYHTDHVIEKINDELENVIEDLGNTRNKVIMAELNKYPILAVKAHTRPFDHKWSNILAAVIVPAGIFFYFRMWRFRLRLYRDLRTIISCNDTIIAEIQRIKEKEEARGY is encoded by the coding sequence ATGTTTCAAATCAAGAAGTTAGATATATTCATTGCCAAGCAGTTTGGTATGCTTTTCATGGGAACATTCTTCATCAGCTTGTTTGTGTTGATGATGCAGTTCTTGTGGCGATATGTTGATGACTTGATTGGAAAAGGATTGTCAATGGATGTTCTTGGACAATTCTTTTGGTATATGAGCTTGATGATGGTGCCGCAAGCGCTTCCTTTGGCGATTCTTCTTTCATCGCTTATTTCCTATGGTAACCTTGGCGAAAGTTCAGAGTTGACAGCAATAAAAGCAGCTGGTATCTCTTTGATTCAGTCGTTTAGAGGACTGATTGTTGTTAGTATTTTTATTGCTTTTGGCTCTTTTTATTTCCAAAATAACGTAGGACCAATAGCACATAAACATATAGCCCAACTGCTTATCTCTATGAAGCAGAAGAGTCCTGAGTTGGAAATCCCAGAAGGAATCTTCTATGATGGTATTCCACAAACCAATCTCTACGTAGAGAAGAAAGACTTGAAGACTGGTCACCTATATAATATTATGGTGTACCGAATGACGGATAGCTACGAAGATCAGGCTATTATCCTTGCAGACTCAGGTATGTTGCAGTCTACAGCGGATAAGAAACATCTGGTTCTGAACCTATGGAGTGGCGAGTGGTTTGAGAATATGCGCTCGCAGGAAATGGGTAATAGTGCCAGTGTTCCTTATCGTCGAGAGACATTTGCACACAAGCATATAGTTCTTGATTTCGATGGAGACTTCAATCTTACGGACATGGCTGGTATCTCTAACGATGCCCGTACGAAGAGTATTCAGAAGATACAGCACGACAAGGACTCCTTAGTGCATGTTTATGATAGTGTGGGTAATGCTTTCTATAAGGATGCGCAGACAGTTTATTATCGAGATCCTAACCTTAAAGCTTCCGAGAAGAAACAGGCTATAAAGCTGTCGGGAGAAAAGGCATTTAATGTAGACTCGGTATTTAAAAAGCTTCCTGCAGACCAGCGTCGTTATGTAATAGACCAAGCGTTGTCAACCGTTCAGCAAGAAGTTAGCGACCTTGACTTTAAGAGTATGATAACCAGCGACGGTGATAGACTAATCCGTTTACATGATATTGAGACGATTAACAAGTTCACCTTGTCGTTGATATGTATTATCTTCTTCTTTATCGGAGCTCCACTTGGTGCGATTATCCGTAAGGGAGGATTGGGTATTCCTATCATTATCAGCGTTATCGTGTTCATTATTTTTTATATCCTCGATAATACTGGTTATCGAATGTCACGTCAGGGAGACTGGGCGATATGGTTTGGTAAAGGATTGTCTATGGCTGTTCTTATCCCAATGGCTGTATTCTTCACCTACAAGGCGAACAATGATTCAACAGTGTTCAATGCGGATATGTATAAGAACATGTTGATGAAGATGTTTGGAATGCGTGTGAAACGTAGTGTGGCCAGCAAGGAGGTTATCTTAAATGACCCTGATTATAGTAAGGCAGCAGAACAACTTAATGATCTGAGCGTAAGAATTACGGAGTATGCTAAGACACGCAGGTTGAAGTCTGCGCCTAATATTATAAAGGTGTTCTTCCGCTATCATACGGATCATGTCATTGAGAAGATTAATGATGAACTTGAAAATGTCATAGAAGACTTAGGCAATACGCGTAATAAAGTCATCATGGCAGAATTAAATAAATACCCAATATTAGCAGTAAAGGCACATACAAGACCATTCGATCATAAGTGGTCGAACATTCTTGCAGCAGTTATAGTGCCTGCTGGTATTTTCTTCTACTTCCGAATGTGGCGTTTCCGCTTACGTCTTTATCGCGACCTTCGTACTATTATTAGCTGTAATGATACGATTATCGCAGAGATACAACGTATAAAGGAAAAAGAGGAAGCAAGGGGCTATTGA
- a CDS encoding START-like domain-containing protein gives MNKKIELEYELKTRSGSAVWALISTPIGLMKWLADEVTIDEDVATFIWGNPLREHDTHTATVVEMVKNNYIRFHWDSSDSDSYWEMKMFHSEIAGNYHLLVTDFADDDDVEGLEQLWNQNIDRLHRITGM, from the coding sequence ATGAATAAGAAAATCGAACTGGAATACGAATTGAAAACACGTTCGGGCAGTGCTGTGTGGGCACTGATTAGCACACCAATTGGTTTGATGAAATGGTTGGCAGATGAAGTAACGATTGATGAAGATGTGGCAACCTTTATTTGGGGTAACCCGCTACGTGAACACGATACACATACGGCAACAGTTGTCGAAATGGTAAAAAACAATTATATACGTTTTCATTGGGACTCGTCTGATAGTGATTCTTATTGGGAAATGAAGATGTTTCATAGCGAGATTGCTGGCAACTATCATCTGTTGGTTACTGACTTCGCTGATGATGATGATGTGGAAGGGTTGGAACAACTTTGGAATCAGAATATAGACCGCCTACATCGTATAACAGGAATGTAA
- a CDS encoding 5'-nucleotidase C-terminal domain-containing protein has translation MNNKTVYLSGLTALLALTGCASHYELAGIQRTRVLVDNRYDATPDAGAAKFMEPFKHKVDSVMGPVVGEVDHDMVAHRPESDLSNLLADIMVWAARDYNEKVDFGVYNMGGIRAALSKGKITFGDVLDIAPFENKICFVTLSGEKLLELFSQMAHTGGEAVSHGVELVFTRDHKLKSARLHGKEIDPKASYRIATLDYLAQGNDKMEAFKSATSVVSPQESSNNTRFIIMNYFKEQTAQGKVVNAHTEGRIRVE, from the coding sequence ATGAATAATAAAACGGTTTATCTGTCTGGATTAACAGCATTATTAGCGTTGACGGGCTGTGCTTCTCATTATGAGTTAGCAGGCATTCAGCGTACACGTGTGCTGGTTGATAATCGATATGATGCTACTCCTGATGCAGGGGCTGCAAAGTTTATGGAACCATTTAAGCACAAGGTTGACTCGGTGATGGGACCTGTTGTGGGAGAGGTTGACCACGACATGGTGGCACACCGCCCAGAGAGCGATCTCTCTAATCTGTTGGCTGACATCATGGTGTGGGCTGCACGCGATTATAATGAGAAGGTTGACTTTGGTGTTTATAATATGGGTGGTATCCGTGCAGCCCTTTCTAAGGGTAAGATTACCTTTGGTGACGTGTTGGATATTGCACCTTTCGAGAACAAAATTTGCTTCGTAACACTTTCTGGTGAGAAACTTTTAGAGCTGTTCTCACAGATGGCACATACTGGTGGTGAGGCTGTTAGCCATGGTGTAGAACTTGTTTTCACACGCGACCATAAGCTTAAATCTGCTCGTTTGCATGGTAAGGAGATTGATCCAAAGGCAAGTTATCGTATTGCTACGCTCGATTACTTAGCACAAGGAAATGATAAGATGGAAGCTTTCAAGTCGGCAACAAGTGTTGTTTCACCACAAGAAAGCAGTAACAACACACGTTTCATCATTATGAACTATTTCAAGGAGCAGACAGCTCAAGGTAAGGTAGTTAATGCTCACACAGAAGGACGTATCCGCGTGGAATAA
- a CDS encoding MotA/TolQ/ExbB proton channel family protein — translation MATTQQKPAPQKKSEGFTGVRGAFWIIVVCAVVAFTLFYTWFGNEMHFQDGAARENPADVWGTIFKGGVVVPVIHTLLLTVLAMSIERWMALKTAFGKGALPKFVANIKSALNANDLAKANQLCDQQKGSVANVVKASLNAYKDMETGANANLKKAQKVAKIQQAHEEATQLEMPTLTMNLPIIATLVTLGTLTGLLGTVTGMIKSFSALAAGGGADSAALSAGISEALINTAFGIATSWCAVVSYGYYSNKVDKLTFALDEVGYSIAQTYEVNHTDEA, via the coding sequence ATGGCAACTACACAACAAAAACCAGCCCCACAGAAAAAGTCTGAGGGCTTCACAGGAGTTAGAGGTGCATTCTGGATTATCGTCGTTTGCGCTGTCGTTGCGTTCACATTGTTCTACACATGGTTCGGTAATGAGATGCACTTCCAGGATGGAGCTGCACGTGAGAACCCAGCAGACGTTTGGGGTACCATCTTTAAGGGTGGCGTAGTCGTTCCTGTTATCCACACTCTCTTGTTGACAGTGCTCGCTATGTCTATCGAGCGTTGGATGGCTTTGAAGACTGCTTTTGGTAAGGGTGCCCTTCCAAAGTTCGTTGCAAACATCAAGAGTGCTCTTAACGCTAATGATCTTGCTAAGGCTAACCAGCTCTGCGATCAGCAGAAGGGTTCTGTAGCAAACGTTGTTAAGGCTTCTTTGAACGCTTACAAGGATATGGAGACTGGTGCTAATGCTAACCTTAAGAAGGCTCAGAAGGTAGCTAAGATTCAGCAGGCTCACGAGGAGGCTACTCAGCTTGAGATGCCAACTCTGACAATGAACCTCCCTATCATTGCTACTCTCGTAACACTTGGTACTCTTACTGGTCTTCTCGGTACTGTAACCGGTATGATTAAGTCGTTCTCTGCTCTTGCTGCAGGTGGTGGTGCTGACTCTGCTGCACTTTCTGCTGGTATTTCTGAGGCGTTGATCAACACCGCATTCGGTATTGCAACATCTTGGTGTGCGGTAGTTTCTTATGGTTACTACTCTAACAAGGTTGACAAGTTGACTTTCGCCCTCGACGAGGTTGGTTATTCTATCGCTCAGACATACGAAGTAAACCACACAGACGAGGCTTAA
- a CDS encoding ExbD/TolR family protein has product MEMMDTGKGGGKQKKMTVRVDFTPMVDMLMLLITFFMLCTSLSKPSTMELTMPSNDKTQKDTQKNEAKESHSITIYIADGDKIFYGNGKPEYDNANWLKPADWSNTPSGIRYVLQHKQVGDPSAGDPVSIPYQDMDIAVKELNRKKQANPASYPDSIYQAELSAIKTGMINGKKVSTMTVIIKPTDQASYRHLVDILDEMQISYIGTYVIDKLTDQDKALLAKKGIKA; this is encoded by the coding sequence ATGGAAATGATGGATACAGGAAAAGGAGGCGGCAAGCAGAAGAAGATGACCGTCCGCGTAGACTTTACGCCGATGGTGGATATGCTTATGTTGCTGATTACCTTCTTCATGCTTTGTACTTCACTTAGCAAGCCTTCAACTATGGAGTTGACGATGCCAAGTAATGATAAAACTCAGAAGGATACTCAGAAGAATGAGGCCAAGGAGTCACACTCTATTACGATTTACATTGCTGACGGAGATAAAATCTTCTACGGTAACGGTAAACCAGAGTATGATAACGCTAATTGGTTGAAGCCAGCTGATTGGAGTAACACTCCAAGTGGTATTCGCTACGTTCTTCAGCATAAGCAGGTGGGTGACCCTTCAGCAGGTGATCCAGTCTCTATCCCATATCAGGATATGGACATCGCTGTGAAGGAACTCAATCGTAAGAAGCAGGCTAATCCAGCTTCTTATCCTGACAGCATTTATCAGGCTGAGTTGTCTGCGATCAAGACTGGTATGATTAATGGCAAGAAGGTTTCTACTATGACTGTCATTATCAAGCCAACTGATCAAGCTTCTTATCGTCATTTGGTAGACATCCTCGATGAAATGCAGATTTCATATATTGGAACTTACGTCATTGACAAGCTGACAGACCAAGACAAGGCTCTCTTAGCCAAGAAAGGTATAAAGGCTTAA
- a CDS encoding pyridoxal phosphate-dependent aminotransferase produces MAQLSDRLNRLAPSETLAMSQKSSEMKAQGINVINMSVGEPDFMTPDHVKEAGKKAIDDNFSKYSPVPGYPALREAISKKLKDENNLDYAASEIIVGTGGKQGVCNAVLALVNPGDEVLIPAPYWVSYPQMVKLAGGVPVIVSAGIEQDFKITAEQLEEAITPKTKMIILCSPSNPTGSVYTAEELEALSKVVLAHEDVFVLSDEIYEHISYIGGHSSIASCSGMKERTILCNGVSKAYAMTGWRIGWVAAPEWIVKGLNKLQGQYTSGTCSVSQMAAVAAYVEDQSCVTEYRETFRRRRDLIVSLAKEIPGLEVNVPQGAFYLFPKCSSFFGKTDGKHVINNSSDLAMYILEEGCVATVGGDAFGAPDCFRMSYATSDENIKEALRRIKEVLSKLK; encoded by the coding sequence ATGGCACAACTATCAGATCGTTTAAATCGATTGGCGCCTTCTGAGACATTAGCAATGTCGCAGAAGAGTAGTGAAATGAAAGCGCAGGGAATTAATGTTATCAACATGAGTGTGGGAGAACCAGACTTCATGACTCCTGATCATGTTAAGGAGGCGGGCAAAAAGGCTATTGATGATAACTTCTCTAAGTATTCTCCTGTTCCTGGTTATCCTGCTTTGAGAGAGGCTATCTCAAAGAAGCTGAAAGATGAAAACAATCTTGATTATGCTGCATCAGAGATTATTGTTGGTACTGGTGGTAAGCAGGGTGTTTGCAATGCTGTTTTGGCTTTGGTGAATCCAGGTGATGAGGTGCTTATTCCTGCACCTTATTGGGTGAGCTATCCACAGATGGTTAAACTCGCTGGCGGTGTTCCTGTTATTGTTTCTGCAGGAATTGAGCAAGACTTTAAGATTACCGCAGAGCAGTTAGAAGAGGCTATTACACCAAAGACAAAGATGATAATTCTTTGCTCTCCAAGTAATCCTACTGGTAGTGTTTATACTGCAGAGGAGTTGGAGGCTTTGTCAAAGGTTGTCTTGGCACATGAAGACGTGTTTGTTCTTTCAGATGAGATTTACGAACACATTAGTTATATAGGTGGCCATAGCAGTATCGCATCTTGTTCTGGAATGAAAGAACGTACGATTCTTTGTAACGGAGTTAGTAAGGCTTATGCTATGACTGGCTGGAGAATCGGTTGGGTAGCAGCACCAGAGTGGATTGTAAAAGGTCTCAATAAGTTGCAAGGACAATATACATCAGGTACATGTAGCGTAAGTCAGATGGCTGCTGTTGCGGCATATGTTGAAGATCAATCTTGTGTAACTGAGTATCGAGAGACATTCCGTCGCCGTCGTGATCTGATTGTTAGTCTGGCAAAAGAAATCCCTGGACTTGAGGTAAATGTGCCACAAGGTGCATTCTATCTCTTCCCTAAATGCTCCAGCTTCTTTGGAAAGACAGATGGCAAGCATGTGATTAATAACTCATCCGACCTTGCTATGTATATTCTTGAAGAAGGATGTGTAGCAACAGTGGGTGGTGATGCTTTTGGTGCTCCAGACTGTTTTAGAATGAGTTATGCGACAAGTGATGAAAATATAAAGGAAGCGCTTCGTCGTATTAAAGAAGTACTTTCAAAACTTAAATAG